In Mycolicibacterium aubagnense, the DNA window CCGCCGCCAGTCGCGCGGCGAGATCGTCGACGAAGCCGTCGATCTCGGCCCCCGACACCACCCAGGTCACCAGACTGAGCGCCTGGGCCTCATCGGCGTCGATCGTCTCGGCCAGCAGTGCAAGCCTTTTGGCCTGCTGGAGGCCGACGATCTTGGGCAACAGCCAGGAGCCGCCGAGGTCGAGAGACAGCCCGCGCCTCGAAAAGATCTGGGAAAACCGCGATTCCGGGGTGGCGACCACGAAATCGCACCCGAGCGCCAGGTTCCAGCCCGCGCCGACCGCGACGCCGGTGACCTTCGCGATGGTGGGCAACGACAGCTCATGCAGCGCCACCGCGACATCGGTGAGCTTCTGCAGTTTGCGCAGTGGGTGGATGTCCTCGGGCTCGGAGATGTCCGCCCCTGAGCAGAATGCTCCCCCGGCGCCGGTGAGTACCACCGCCCGCAGCCCGGGATCGCGGTCCGCCGCATGCAGCTCCTCCGCCAGCCGCACCCATAGTTCGGGGTTGATGGCGTTCTTGCGTTCCGGACGGTTCAGTGTCAAGGTGCGGACGCCGTCACGGTCCTCGCGGAGCAGCACACTCATCCGACGGCACCGCGCCCGCGCAGCCCGGCGATCTCCCCGGCGGTGAACCCGAGTTCGGTCAGGATGGCGTCGGTGTGCTGGCCGAGACCGGGCACCGCACCCATCGGGAACTCGAAGCCTTCGATGATGGGCGGCGGCAGGATGGCGTC includes these proteins:
- a CDS encoding enoyl-CoA hydratase/isomerase family protein, yielding MSVLLREDRDGVRTLTLNRPERKNAINPELWVRLAEELHAADRDPGLRAVVLTGAGGAFCSGADISEPEDIHPLRKLQKLTDVAVALHELSLPTIAKVTGVAVGAGWNLALGCDFVVATPESRFSQIFSRRGLSLDLGGSWLLPKIVGLQQAKRLALLAETIDADEAQALSLVTWVVSGAEIDGFVDDLAARLAAGPPVALGQAKALLNQGADATLREALANESRSQAVNFATADAAEAYAAFAAKREPTFTGRWAVPRLES